In Citrus sinensis cultivar Valencia sweet orange chromosome 4, DVS_A1.0, whole genome shotgun sequence, one DNA window encodes the following:
- the LOC102616602 gene encoding uncharacterized protein LOC102616602 isoform X1, producing the protein MGPHEPYWQTNTSFSPPPSRWDFRFQSEGLPYGSNDGFHFYGSSTSSNSKESKSWVRGNLPYNNQNSASDSAGLFLSSSSDLSQGPQWTPPAIQEITIDGYETPTRRDPVSTQFSFTPAIEGTSANPYSRGSTSSRSDSSESEPKVKSCISSHCNFSSRLSFMSKPIYPLSFPTQTSNREAIDSASTVLSEDDTSTPQWEAHRWSSASSSVDFADVSEPFESESFGQSYVPSDTFKCGLCERFLSQRSPWSSRRIVRSGDMPVVGVLSCRHVFHAECLEQTTPKTQKSDPSCPICLRLQEENSPDQQVFSRLKNSFPRLRQSCDNGQSRPWGCPLAGGCVEGASHVPPRNTVLLLNRNRVKKNLSLKGNSSKEFPGKLRKTGACSSQLFNGKTIDPVVGCAKTTAGPSMRR; encoded by the exons ATGGGACCACATGAGCCTTATTGGCAGACTAACACGAGCTTCTCACCACCTCCATCAAGATGGGATTTTCGATTCCAATCCGAAGGGCTTCCGTATGGTTCAAATGatggttttcatttttacgGGTCTTCTACATCATCAAACAGTAAAGAAAGCAAGAGCTGGGTGAGAGGCAATCTTCCGTATAATAATCAGAATTCAGCATCTGATAGTGCTGGTCTTTTTTTAAGTAGTTCTTCTGACCTTTCTCAGGGTCCACAGTGGACCCCTCCAGCTATACAGGAAATCACCATTGATGGTTATGAAACTCCAACAAGGAGAG ATCCAGTTTCAACgcaattttcttttacacCTGCAATTGAG GGAACCTCAGCAAATCCATATAGCAGGGGCTCCACATCATCACGCTCAGACAGCAGTGAGTCTGAGCCAAAAGTCAAATCTTGCATCTCCTCCCATTGCAACTTTTCTAGCCGCCTTTCCTTTATGTCCAAACCTATTTACCCCTTGTCCTTTCCTACCCAAACTTCTAACAGAGAGGCTATTGACTCTGCATCTACTGTGTTATCAGAAGATGATACTTCCACTCCACAATGGGAGGCCCATCGTTGGAGCAGTGCCAGCAGCAGCGTCGATTTTGCTGATGTTTCAGAGCCATTTGAGTCTGAAAGTTTTGGTCAATCATATGTACCATCGGATACTTTTAAATGTGGATTGTGTGAAAGATTTCTCTCACAGAGATCACCTTGGAGTTCTCGCCGCATTGTGAGGAGTGGAGACATGCCAGTTGTTGGGGTTCTTTCATGTCGTCATGTCTTCCATGCAGAATGTTTAGAGCAGACAACACCAAAGACACAGAAAAGTGACCCTTCTTGTCCTATTTGTCTCAGATTGCAGGAGGAAAATTCTCCTGATCAGCAAGTGTTTTCCAGGCTGAAGAATAGTTTTCCTAGGCTTAGACAGTCTTGTGACAATGGTCAGTCAAGGCCTTGGGGTTGTCCACTGGCCGGCGGTTGTGTCGAAGGGGCTTCGCATGTACCTCCACGTAATACTGTGTTGTTGCTTAACCGGAATCGTGTGAAGAAAAACCTTTCTTTAAAGGGTAATTCAAGTAAGGAATTTCCTGGAAAGTTGAGGAAAACCGGTGCATGTTCCTCGCAGCTGTTCAATGGAAAGACAATTGATCCAGTAGTAGGTTGCGCAAAGACAACAGCAGGCCCAAGCATGAGAAGATGA
- the LOC102616602 gene encoding uncharacterized protein LOC102616602 isoform X2, with protein sequence MGPHEPYWQTNTSFSPPPSRWDFRFQSEGLPYGSNDGFHFYGSSTSSNSKESKSWVRGNLPYNNQNSASDSAGLFLSSSSDLSQGPQWTPPAIQEITIDGYETPTRRVSTQFSFTPAIEGTSANPYSRGSTSSRSDSSESEPKVKSCISSHCNFSSRLSFMSKPIYPLSFPTQTSNREAIDSASTVLSEDDTSTPQWEAHRWSSASSSVDFADVSEPFESESFGQSYVPSDTFKCGLCERFLSQRSPWSSRRIVRSGDMPVVGVLSCRHVFHAECLEQTTPKTQKSDPSCPICLRLQEENSPDQQVFSRLKNSFPRLRQSCDNGQSRPWGCPLAGGCVEGASHVPPRNTVLLLNRNRVKKNLSLKGNSSKEFPGKLRKTGACSSQLFNGKTIDPVVGCAKTTAGPSMRR encoded by the exons ATGGGACCACATGAGCCTTATTGGCAGACTAACACGAGCTTCTCACCACCTCCATCAAGATGGGATTTTCGATTCCAATCCGAAGGGCTTCCGTATGGTTCAAATGatggttttcatttttacgGGTCTTCTACATCATCAAACAGTAAAGAAAGCAAGAGCTGGGTGAGAGGCAATCTTCCGTATAATAATCAGAATTCAGCATCTGATAGTGCTGGTCTTTTTTTAAGTAGTTCTTCTGACCTTTCTCAGGGTCCACAGTGGACCCCTCCAGCTATACAGGAAATCACCATTGATGGTTATGAAACTCCAACAAGGAGAG TTTCAACgcaattttcttttacacCTGCAATTGAG GGAACCTCAGCAAATCCATATAGCAGGGGCTCCACATCATCACGCTCAGACAGCAGTGAGTCTGAGCCAAAAGTCAAATCTTGCATCTCCTCCCATTGCAACTTTTCTAGCCGCCTTTCCTTTATGTCCAAACCTATTTACCCCTTGTCCTTTCCTACCCAAACTTCTAACAGAGAGGCTATTGACTCTGCATCTACTGTGTTATCAGAAGATGATACTTCCACTCCACAATGGGAGGCCCATCGTTGGAGCAGTGCCAGCAGCAGCGTCGATTTTGCTGATGTTTCAGAGCCATTTGAGTCTGAAAGTTTTGGTCAATCATATGTACCATCGGATACTTTTAAATGTGGATTGTGTGAAAGATTTCTCTCACAGAGATCACCTTGGAGTTCTCGCCGCATTGTGAGGAGTGGAGACATGCCAGTTGTTGGGGTTCTTTCATGTCGTCATGTCTTCCATGCAGAATGTTTAGAGCAGACAACACCAAAGACACAGAAAAGTGACCCTTCTTGTCCTATTTGTCTCAGATTGCAGGAGGAAAATTCTCCTGATCAGCAAGTGTTTTCCAGGCTGAAGAATAGTTTTCCTAGGCTTAGACAGTCTTGTGACAATGGTCAGTCAAGGCCTTGGGGTTGTCCACTGGCCGGCGGTTGTGTCGAAGGGGCTTCGCATGTACCTCCACGTAATACTGTGTTGTTGCTTAACCGGAATCGTGTGAAGAAAAACCTTTCTTTAAAGGGTAATTCAAGTAAGGAATTTCCTGGAAAGTTGAGGAAAACCGGTGCATGTTCCTCGCAGCTGTTCAATGGAAAGACAATTGATCCAGTAGTAGGTTGCGCAAAGACAACAGCAGGCCCAAGCATGAGAAGATGA